The following proteins are encoded in a genomic region of Cyclonatronum proteinivorum:
- a CDS encoding NAD+ synthase: protein MKIRLAQLNPTIGDISGNLRLMREAYETALQDEVDLLVFPELCVCGYPPLDLLERRDFIRSIERHVEDFIASTGETGVIFGSPVRNRNGAGRPLYNAALLAQHGKILQTARKSLLPTYDVFDEFRYFEPETSRKTVSFKGVKLGITICEDIWNNENEVIYHVYDINPAEELKRDGAEVLINISASPFTQKKPELRARMLQNHAEKLELPIIYVNQAGANTELIFDGDSMALNARGEIICRAALFGTGTEDVTLFKKDGRWDTEGPAAEVQLPARPERLFRALVMGLRDYLRKTAFGSKVVLGLSGGIDSALVSVIAAEALGPENVTAITMPSAFSSGGSVEDSRVLAENLGIQFEQIPIKNLYDAYLHALAPLFEGTAFGIAEENLQSRSRGVLLMAVSNKFGHMLLNTGNKSEMAVGYCTLYGDMAGGLSVLADVYKTEVFEMCRWLNDSWYGRELIPNAIITKPPSAELRPDQKDTDSLPEYDVLDAILYRYIELQQSREEITKALQEVDEAEIRRVLRLVDLNEYKRRQAAPGLRVSAKAFGSGRRLPIVQQWTSQT from the coding sequence ATGAAAATCAGACTCGCACAGCTGAACCCCACCATTGGTGATATTTCCGGAAATCTCAGGCTTATGCGTGAGGCCTATGAAACAGCCCTTCAGGATGAGGTGGATTTGCTGGTGTTTCCCGAGCTTTGCGTGTGCGGATATCCGCCGCTTGATTTGCTCGAGCGCCGCGATTTTATCCGGTCCATTGAGCGGCATGTTGAGGATTTCATCGCTTCAACCGGTGAGACGGGCGTGATTTTCGGATCACCGGTACGCAACAGAAACGGAGCCGGCCGCCCGCTGTATAACGCAGCTTTGCTGGCGCAGCACGGCAAAATCCTGCAAACGGCACGCAAAAGCCTGCTGCCTACCTATGATGTGTTTGATGAGTTCCGCTACTTCGAGCCGGAGACTTCACGCAAAACCGTTTCTTTTAAGGGCGTGAAACTCGGTATCACGATTTGTGAGGACATCTGGAACAACGAAAACGAGGTGATTTACCACGTGTACGATATCAATCCGGCAGAGGAACTGAAGCGGGACGGGGCGGAAGTGCTGATCAATATTTCGGCTTCCCCATTCACGCAGAAAAAGCCGGAGCTGCGTGCGCGTATGCTTCAGAACCACGCGGAAAAGCTGGAACTGCCGATTATTTACGTGAATCAGGCCGGTGCCAATACGGAGCTTATTTTTGATGGTGACAGTATGGCGCTGAATGCCCGCGGGGAAATTATCTGCCGGGCGGCGCTTTTCGGAACCGGCACGGAGGATGTAACGCTCTTCAAAAAAGACGGACGATGGGATACCGAAGGTCCGGCCGCTGAGGTGCAGCTTCCTGCGCGACCCGAGCGGCTGTTCCGGGCGCTTGTGATGGGACTTCGCGATTATCTGAGAAAGACGGCCTTCGGCAGCAAAGTTGTGCTGGGCCTGAGCGGTGGCATTGATTCCGCCCTGGTGAGCGTGATTGCCGCGGAAGCCCTTGGACCGGAGAATGTGACGGCGATTACAATGCCTTCGGCTTTTTCGTCCGGCGGCAGTGTGGAAGACTCGCGCGTGCTGGCGGAAAACCTGGGTATTCAGTTCGAGCAAATCCCCATCAAAAACCTGTATGACGCTTATCTGCATGCTTTAGCCCCGCTCTTCGAGGGTACTGCCTTTGGAATTGCGGAGGAAAACCTGCAGAGCCGCAGCCGCGGGGTGCTGCTCATGGCCGTATCAAACAAGTTTGGTCACATGCTTCTCAACACGGGAAATAAATCAGAGATGGCGGTTGGCTACTGTACCTTGTACGGGGATATGGCGGGCGGGCTTTCAGTACTTGCCGACGTATACAAAACCGAGGTTTTTGAGATGTGCCGTTGGCTCAACGACAGCTGGTACGGCCGGGAGCTCATCCCCAATGCCATCATCACCAAGCCGCCGAGCGCTGAGCTGCGTCCCGATCAGAAGGATACGGACTCCCTGCCGGAGTACGATGTGCTCGACGCCATTCTCTACCGCTATATCGAGCTGCAGCAAAGCCGGGAAGAAATCACGAAGGCGCTGCAGGAGGTGGACGAGGCCGAAATACGACGGGTGCTGCGACTCGTTGACCTGAACGAATATAAGCGGCGGCAGGCCGCCCCGGGATTGCGGGTAAGTGCTAAAGCTTTTGGCAGCGGCAGACGGCTTCCCATTGTGCAGCAATGGACTTCACAAACGTAG
- a CDS encoding GNAT family N-acetyltransferase produces the protein MPHAEFPLQGHPANEIRIERLPRKELGRLSELNFEIFREKRIINHKTHPFLVILAAFAGDIPVGFKIGYGRKEGEFYSAKGGVLPGFRRRKLADTMMKQMLEIAREARYEVFTYDTFPNMNPGMLIMGFSYGFRVTYAGYNARYNDYQITLSLKLKDLPASKLLK, from the coding sequence ATGCCCCACGCTGAATTCCCGCTGCAAGGCCATCCCGCAAACGAGATCCGGATCGAACGACTTCCCCGCAAAGAGCTGGGCCGGCTTTCTGAACTGAACTTCGAAATTTTCCGGGAAAAACGCATCATCAACCACAAAACCCATCCCTTTCTGGTCATCCTCGCAGCCTTCGCGGGTGACATCCCGGTGGGCTTCAAAATCGGATACGGCAGAAAAGAAGGTGAATTTTACTCGGCCAAGGGCGGGGTGCTGCCGGGCTTTCGGCGCCGGAAACTTGCCGACACCATGATGAAGCAAATGCTCGAAATTGCCCGGGAAGCACGCTATGAAGTTTTCACGTACGACACTTTTCCGAACATGAATCCGGGCATGCTGATTATGGGCTTCAGTTACGGCTTCCGGGTGACCTATGCCGGCTACAACGCCCGCTACAACGACTACCAAATCACCCTAAGCCTCAAGCTGAAGGACCTTCCCGCCTCAAAGCTTTTGAAGTAA
- a CDS encoding NUDIX domain-containing protein, with the protein MTQASNPFAGRLRVRACGLVVQDDKLLLVKINSPTRSEPFWMPPGGGVAFQEEAEQAVARELREETGLNVKVAEAVFVSEYISGSWHALELYFRCEVLSGEVSLGIDPEMAGGQQMLEDIGWFNAAQIRQMPVFPLFVRDQAQEVITGDHLPLRYIKQPPHGQEK; encoded by the coding sequence ATGACCCAAGCTTCCAATCCTTTTGCAGGCCGTCTTCGTGTGAGGGCCTGCGGGCTCGTCGTACAGGACGACAAACTGCTGCTGGTGAAAATCAACTCACCCACCCGCAGCGAGCCCTTCTGGATGCCGCCCGGCGGAGGCGTTGCGTTTCAGGAGGAAGCCGAACAGGCCGTTGCCCGTGAGTTACGGGAAGAAACCGGACTCAATGTGAAAGTAGCCGAAGCGGTTTTTGTATCCGAATACATCAGCGGCAGCTGGCATGCGCTGGAACTGTATTTCCGCTGTGAGGTGCTCTCTGGGGAAGTTTCCCTTGGAATCGATCCTGAGATGGCAGGCGGGCAGCAAATGCTTGAAGACATTGGCTGGTTTAATGCAGCACAGATCCGGCAGATGCCTGTTTTTCCGCTGTTTGTGCGGGATCAGGCGCAGGAGGTCATTACGGGGGACCACCTGCCGTTGCGCTACATCAAACAGCCGCCGCACGGGCAGGAAAAATGA
- a CDS encoding CTP synthase: MATKYIIVTGGVTSSLGKGIICASLAKLLEARGLRVTIQKLDPYINVDPGTMNPYEHGEVFVTDDGAETDLDLGHYERFLGIRTSQQNNVTTGRIYYDVIMKERSGAYLGKTVQVVPHITDEIKSRVLALGEEGKYDVVIVEVGGTVGDIEGLPYIEAMRQLRFDIGKQNTLSIHLTLVPYLKAAGELKTKPTQHSVKTIYEIGLQPDILVCRAEVPLDAGIRAKIAQFCNVDVADVIASIDAQSIYEVPLLMLDEGLDRRVIRKLDLTCAEEPELERWKSFVRAVTHPRKSVNIGLVGKYVEHHDAYISIVESLIHAGAMNDTKVQLHWIQSDEVTPENVAKKLDGLHGILVAPGFGPRGVAGKLTAVQFAREQKIPFFGICLGMQCAVIEFARNVCGMEGANSTEFNPDTSWPVIDLMEDQQNQLETGGTMRLGLFTCDLQEGSFAREAYATGQVEERHRHRFELNNAFREQLEAGGLRMSGVNPERNLVEIIEVADHPWFVGVQFHPELKSKVIEPQPLFVHFVKAAQALKEAQNSNPQPAKEAKA, encoded by the coding sequence ATGGCAACTAAATATATTATTGTGACAGGCGGAGTTACTTCTTCGCTTGGGAAAGGCATCATTTGTGCATCATTAGCCAAGCTGCTTGAGGCGAGGGGGCTTCGAGTCACGATTCAGAAGCTCGATCCTTACATTAATGTTGACCCCGGCACGATGAATCCGTACGAGCACGGGGAGGTCTTCGTAACCGATGACGGTGCAGAGACCGATCTGGATCTTGGTCATTATGAGCGCTTTCTGGGTATCCGCACTTCGCAGCAAAACAATGTGACGACCGGGCGTATCTATTATGATGTCATCATGAAAGAGCGCAGCGGGGCTTATCTCGGCAAAACAGTACAGGTTGTGCCGCACATCACGGATGAGATTAAGTCGCGGGTGCTTGCGCTCGGAGAGGAGGGGAAATACGATGTGGTAATTGTGGAGGTCGGCGGCACGGTTGGCGATATTGAAGGGCTGCCCTACATCGAAGCCATGCGTCAGCTTCGCTTCGATATCGGCAAGCAAAATACGCTTTCCATCCATCTTACGCTGGTGCCGTATCTGAAAGCTGCCGGCGAGCTCAAGACCAAGCCGACGCAGCACTCGGTGAAGACGATTTATGAAATCGGTTTGCAGCCCGATATTCTGGTCTGCCGTGCAGAGGTGCCGCTCGATGCGGGTATCCGCGCCAAAATTGCGCAGTTTTGTAATGTGGATGTGGCCGATGTAATTGCTTCTATCGATGCCCAATCCATTTACGAAGTACCGCTGCTTATGCTCGATGAAGGTCTTGACCGTCGGGTAATCCGAAAGCTTGATCTCACGTGTGCTGAAGAGCCGGAGCTTGAACGGTGGAAATCTTTTGTGCGGGCCGTAACCCATCCCCGGAAATCCGTCAATATCGGATTGGTTGGCAAATATGTGGAGCACCACGACGCCTATATCTCGATCGTGGAGTCCCTGATTCACGCCGGTGCCATGAACGACACGAAGGTGCAGCTGCACTGGATTCAAAGCGACGAAGTGACGCCCGAAAATGTGGCCAAAAAGCTCGATGGCTTACACGGTATTCTGGTTGCCCCCGGCTTCGGGCCGCGCGGCGTTGCCGGTAAGCTGACGGCCGTACAGTTTGCGCGGGAACAAAAAATCCCGTTTTTCGGCATTTGTCTGGGTATGCAGTGCGCGGTAATTGAATTCGCCCGAAACGTTTGCGGCATGGAAGGTGCAAACAGCACCGAGTTTAATCCGGATACGAGCTGGCCGGTTATTGATCTCATGGAAGATCAGCAAAATCAGCTTGAGACCGGTGGTACCATGCGGCTGGGATTGTTTACCTGCGATCTTCAGGAAGGCAGTTTTGCCCGGGAAGCGTATGCAACAGGGCAGGTTGAGGAGCGTCACCGCCATCGCTTTGAACTCAACAATGCGTTCCGCGAACAGCTTGAAGCCGGCGGACTTCGGATGTCGGGGGTGAATCCTGAGCGGAATCTGGTTGAAATTATTGAGGTAGCCGATCATCCGTGGTTTGTGGGCGTGCAATTTCATCCGGAACTGAAGAGCAAAGTAATTGAACCGCAGCCGCTGTTTGTGCATTTTGTGAAAGCTGCGCAGGCACTAAAGGAGGCGCAAAACAGCAATCCGCAGCCTGCCAAAGAAGCCAAAGCCTGA
- the rlmB gene encoding 23S rRNA (guanosine(2251)-2'-O)-methyltransferase RlmB, whose product MPFLKPEIPPLMEENNDFIYGIHPVQEALDNPQTGVEKVYLRQNMRGAPVNRITEAASARKVPVLNVPGKKLNELVGRVNDQGVVAQLSGITYTELENWLQDTDLKTLPFVVVLSEIEDTHNFGAILRSAAAAGAAAVIVPKHRQAPVNATVFKTSAGTAGKIPIIRVTNLNQAIATLKEAGFWFAGLTAQADRTIWDENYDAPMGIVIGSEGSGIRKKTAELCDFHLSVPMYNGVESLNASVSAALVLFEITRKRLSRN is encoded by the coding sequence GTGCCTTTTCTCAAACCTGAAATACCGCCTCTGATGGAAGAAAACAACGACTTTATTTACGGCATTCACCCGGTTCAGGAAGCGCTCGACAATCCGCAGACGGGGGTGGAAAAGGTGTATCTGCGTCAGAACATGCGGGGTGCACCCGTAAACCGTATTACGGAAGCCGCTTCAGCGCGTAAAGTACCGGTCCTGAACGTTCCGGGCAAAAAGCTGAATGAACTCGTCGGACGCGTGAACGATCAGGGGGTAGTCGCACAGCTTTCGGGCATAACCTATACCGAACTTGAAAACTGGCTTCAGGACACTGATTTAAAAACGCTCCCCTTTGTGGTAGTACTCTCTGAAATTGAAGACACCCATAATTTCGGGGCGATCCTGCGGAGTGCGGCGGCGGCGGGTGCAGCAGCTGTGATCGTACCCAAGCACCGGCAGGCACCGGTTAATGCCACCGTATTTAAAACTTCAGCTGGTACCGCGGGCAAAATTCCCATCATAAGAGTTACCAACCTGAATCAGGCTATCGCTACCCTCAAGGAAGCGGGTTTTTGGTTTGCAGGGCTGACTGCACAGGCAGACCGTACAATTTGGGATGAAAACTACGATGCCCCCATGGGCATTGTCATTGGCAGCGAAGGCAGCGGCATTCGGAAAAAAACGGCCGAGCTTTGTGACTTCCACCTTTCTGTACCCATGTATAACGGCGTTGAATCCCTCAATGCTTCGGTAAGCGCAGCCCTTGTGCTGTTTGAAATTACCCGTAAGCGACTCAGCCGGAATTAA
- a CDS encoding response regulator transcription factor → MSKKKILICEDEPSLVFTLRDTLENEGYEVFIVENGNDAIDKIPEFQPDLMLLDIMLPGMSGFEVCKKVREMKFNFPIIILTARDQEIDKVTGLNIGADDYMTKPFGVKELLARIQARMRRISTYSKPGPIESVTLGEVLINLNHSKVVRPDGEEIDLTTREVELIRFLVANSNEPVSRDTLLEHVWRYEYSTNTRTVDVHISKLRSKIELHPDDPRYLVTLHGVGYMMKMP, encoded by the coding sequence ATGTCTAAAAAAAAGATTCTCATCTGCGAAGATGAGCCAAGTTTGGTATTTACCCTGCGTGATACCCTGGAAAATGAAGGCTACGAAGTTTTTATCGTAGAGAACGGCAACGATGCTATCGATAAAATCCCTGAGTTTCAGCCCGATCTGATGCTTCTTGATATCATGCTGCCGGGCATGAGCGGCTTTGAAGTGTGCAAGAAAGTCCGTGAAATGAAATTCAACTTCCCCATCATTATACTAACGGCGCGTGATCAGGAGATTGATAAAGTAACTGGACTCAACATCGGAGCCGATGACTATATGACCAAGCCGTTCGGGGTGAAGGAGCTCTTAGCCCGCATTCAGGCACGTATGCGTCGCATCAGTACCTACAGCAAACCGGGCCCAATTGAGAGTGTTACACTCGGAGAAGTGCTCATCAACCTGAATCACAGCAAAGTTGTGCGCCCTGATGGGGAAGAGATCGATCTCACAACACGCGAGGTTGAGCTGATTCGCTTCCTTGTTGCCAACTCAAACGAGCCGGTATCGCGCGACACCCTGCTTGAGCACGTATGGCGTTACGAATACAGCACCAACACCCGTACGGTTGATGTGCACATTTCCAAATTGCGCTCTAAAATTGAGCTTCATCCCGATGATCCGCGCTATCTCGTTACGCTGCACGGCGTTGGTTACATGATGAAAATGCCCTAA
- a CDS encoding sensor histidine kinase, translating to MNNIFSTRRMLLALGIIGVLALTGMNLYSIYALHMSAVTTSVEKNREQLDDLSQWVRVRLRQNSGNLWRLEASEIRRVAESPDAIPEPLLQYLRHASADQLFDDIFFTFDGDRICSGEAQVLRFDGASDRLVEASNIPEQVCRGVGLVSTRMNVLSSTYKWTAYMMTDSYFTFNFVFFNPDEAETVAYISMPINRDYLISGVVGPEIRHRFGDAAESGVLVYLDDWTQRQVLVSNDAANKDISRDHDFIARFSGILEDWNLKMRHIETPEVAASKATLVRNIAVLAVTVFTLMFSLLFLYIVSKRDRELSMRQASFLANVTHELKTPLAVMQAAGENLADGRVTTPERLQSYGEHIFTESMRLRKMIEKLLDVARTEAGQLTLKPMLLQPDSLVKDHLHEQQGFLNQNNVELDLHIEDDIPKINVDQNSFETILGNLIENAVKYSQNEKYLGIHVYSNQKKVFIEVEDRGTGIPAESQKLIFEKFYRVEDTLTARTKGHGLGLSIVKNLTERNGGQISLSSTYGKGSTFTISFPIAANATFSKQHRPKQNEEESKAEYV from the coding sequence ATGAACAACATTTTTAGTACCCGCAGAATGTTACTTGCGCTTGGCATCATTGGTGTCCTTGCGCTTACGGGTATGAATTTGTACTCCATTTATGCGCTGCATATGAGTGCGGTTACTACATCTGTGGAGAAGAACCGTGAACAGCTGGATGATTTATCCCAGTGGGTGCGGGTTAGATTGCGTCAGAATAGCGGCAACTTGTGGCGCTTGGAAGCATCCGAAATCCGACGCGTTGCCGAATCTCCGGATGCTATTCCTGAGCCGCTGTTGCAGTATCTGCGGCATGCAAGTGCAGACCAGTTGTTTGATGATATTTTCTTTACGTTTGATGGAGATCGAATTTGCTCAGGGGAAGCGCAGGTGCTAAGGTTTGATGGCGCTTCTGACCGTTTGGTTGAGGCTTCGAATATTCCGGAACAGGTCTGTCGTGGAGTCGGTCTGGTAAGTACACGCATGAATGTGCTGTCCTCTACGTACAAGTGGACCGCCTACATGATGACTGATTCTTATTTTACCTTCAATTTTGTTTTTTTCAATCCGGATGAAGCGGAAACCGTTGCTTACATTTCGATGCCTATCAACCGGGACTACCTGATTTCGGGTGTGGTTGGACCTGAAATCAGGCATCGTTTCGGCGATGCTGCGGAGTCCGGCGTATTGGTTTATCTTGATGACTGGACCCAGCGTCAGGTGCTGGTATCTAACGATGCTGCCAATAAGGACATCAGCCGCGACCATGATTTTATTGCCCGCTTCTCGGGCATTCTTGAAGACTGGAATCTGAAAATGCGGCACATTGAAACGCCTGAAGTTGCCGCATCCAAAGCAACTCTTGTTAGGAACATTGCGGTGCTTGCCGTCACGGTGTTTACGCTCATGTTCAGCCTATTATTTTTGTACATTGTCTCCAAGCGGGACAGGGAGCTGAGTATGCGGCAGGCATCTTTTCTGGCTAATGTAACGCATGAGCTAAAGACACCACTGGCCGTGATGCAGGCTGCCGGCGAAAATTTGGCCGACGGGCGGGTGACGACTCCTGAACGTCTTCAATCTTACGGAGAGCACATTTTCACCGAAAGCATGCGCCTGCGCAAGATGATCGAAAAATTGCTGGACGTAGCAAGAACCGAGGCCGGTCAGCTTACTCTCAAGCCCATGCTCCTTCAGCCTGACAGCCTGGTAAAAGACCATCTGCACGAGCAGCAGGGTTTCCTGAATCAGAACAACGTAGAACTTGACCTTCACATAGAAGATGACATTCCCAAAATTAATGTAGATCAAAACAGTTTCGAAACCATACTTGGAAATCTCATTGAGAATGCGGTTAAATATTCGCAAAATGAGAAGTACCTTGGTATTCATGTTTATTCCAATCAAAAGAAAGTCTTCATTGAGGTTGAAGACCGCGGTACGGGAATACCGGCAGAATCTCAAAAACTAATCTTTGAAAAATTCTACCGGGTTGAGGATACGCTTACAGCAAGAACGAAAGGTCATGGACTTGGCCTTTCCATCGTAAAGAACTTAACAGAAAGAAACGGGGGGCAAATCTCCCTAAGCAGCACGTATGGAAAGGGTTCTACATTCACCATTTCCTTTCCGATAGCCGCGAACGCAACATTTTCAAAACAACACAGACCAAAACAAAATGAAGAAGAAAGCAAAGCAGAATATGTCTAA
- a CDS encoding ABC transporter ATP-binding protein — MISAENLFFTYPKTSPLFESFSFRIKAGGIYGLLGLNGAGKTTLMRLMAGLLFPQSGNCNFMGKPSSERHPVQLAECYLVPEQFSLPDLSITGYLRLVAPFYPKFDEAFFEEAISLWGLDRNQQLSQLSFGQHKKMLLAFAFALNTKLLLLDEPTNGLDIPGKSQFRKLLAGLDTSERCILISTHQVRDVGQQLDHLLVLKNGSMVVSDSLANLSSNWHCTVLQESERDRAVYAEKQLGGYRAVVPAASDTAPETEFDLELFFNAAIHEPAAFSTTLYAKSTV; from the coding sequence ATGATTTCAGCCGAAAACCTTTTCTTTACATACCCCAAAACTTCCCCGCTGTTTGAAAGCTTCAGCTTCCGGATTAAGGCGGGTGGTATCTACGGATTGCTGGGCCTCAACGGCGCGGGGAAAACCACGCTGATGCGGCTGATGGCCGGGCTGCTGTTTCCGCAAAGCGGCAACTGCAATTTTATGGGCAAGCCCAGCTCAGAGCGGCACCCGGTTCAGCTTGCGGAGTGTTATCTGGTGCCGGAGCAGTTCAGCCTGCCTGACCTCAGCATTACAGGGTATCTGCGCCTTGTTGCGCCTTTTTACCCAAAGTTTGACGAGGCTTTTTTTGAGGAAGCCATCTCGCTCTGGGGGCTCGACCGGAACCAGCAGCTTTCGCAACTTTCGTTTGGTCAGCATAAGAAGATGCTGCTGGCCTTCGCTTTTGCCCTTAACACCAAACTGCTGCTGCTCGATGAGCCGACCAACGGACTCGATATCCCCGGCAAAAGTCAGTTTCGCAAACTGCTTGCCGGGCTTGATACAAGCGAACGATGTATCCTGATTTCCACGCATCAGGTGCGCGATGTGGGTCAGCAGCTCGATCATCTGCTGGTTCTGAAAAACGGCAGCATGGTGGTTTCCGATAGTTTGGCAAACCTCAGTTCGAATTGGCACTGTACGGTTCTGCAGGAATCGGAGCGCGACCGGGCGGTGTACGCAGAGAAGCAGCTGGGCGGATACCGCGCGGTTGTCCCCGCGGCCTCAGATACAGCGCCGGAGACGGAATTCGATCTCGAACTTTTCTTTAACGCCGCTATCCATGAGCCGGCGGCTTTTTCGACAACTCTTTACGCCAAATCAACCGTCTGA
- a CDS encoding GntR family transcriptional regulator — MKFDPNQPIYLQIAEHFCRQILSKELAGGARIPSVREVAALTEVNPNTAMRAYHHLQEQGIIEQQRGIGYFTTDNAYELVLEQQRREFLSSELPRFLEKLEQLGYTLEDLPALVSSQNLR, encoded by the coding sequence ATGAAGTTCGATCCCAATCAGCCGATTTATCTGCAAATCGCGGAACATTTCTGCCGGCAGATTCTGAGTAAAGAGCTTGCCGGAGGCGCGCGCATCCCCTCGGTGCGGGAAGTCGCAGCCCTGACCGAAGTAAATCCGAATACCGCCATGCGCGCCTACCATCACCTGCAGGAACAGGGCATCATAGAACAACAGCGTGGCATCGGCTATTTCACCACGGACAATGCCTACGAACTCGTACTCGAACAGCAGCGCAGGGAATTTCTCAGCAGCGAACTCCCCCGCTTCCTTGAAAAGCTCGAGCAGCTCGGCTACACGCTTGAAGACCTTCCTGCACTGGTCTCATCCCAAAACCTCCGATGA